In the genome of uncultured Fibrobacter sp., the window GCTTGAAAACTGCATTGAGCGTGCAGCCCTCGCCACCAGCGACGACTGCATTCATTCGCACAACTTGCCACCCACCTTGCAGACCGATGAATCGGCCCGCAAGCCCATGCTCCCAAATCAGATTGCACCGCTGTCAACGCTCATGGACACCTACGAAAAAGAAATCCTGAGCGAGGCGCTAAAAAGAAACGGCGGCAACATGTCTGCTGCCGCACGGGATTTAAGCATTTCGCCGAGAGTCATGCACTACAAGGTGCATCGATTAAAAATAAATATATCAGGCTAAGAAAGGAGATCCCGGGTCGGTGCCCGGGACGACAAGAATGGGTCGGTGGCCGGGAAGACAAGAAAGCGTCGAACCCACAGTGGGTCAGCGCCCGGGACGACATTCTACCTAACATTCACCTGGACGGCGGCCTTGCCGACGCGCACGGTGTAGCTACCAGGCTTGGCAACTTCCACACGTTCAGAGCCGTTTGAAACAATTCCGCGTTTCACGACACGACCATCCATATCGAACACTACAATGCGGTCACCCACTTGCGCTTCTTCAATGTTGAACGCGCGAGAATCAAGCACCACATTAAAGCGGACAGTTTGTTTCTTGAAGGTCGCCACATACACGTCATCTTCAAGCACCCACTTGCTGAACGTGTAAGTCACCTTACCCTCGGTGTAATCCTTCGGCGTCACACTGCGCAAGGCGCGAGCAATGGTCGTATCGTAACGATCCGTGTAAATGATTACGATTTCGCCCTTTTCACCATTAGCGTCGTAGCGGATTGTCTTCTGGAACAGCGGATACAAGCTCTTGTTACCAGAATCCTTTTCACGCATTGCCTTTACGCGGTCGCCACGGCCCTTCGTCTTTGTATACCAGCCATTGAACATCCAGCTCGCATCAGACTTCATGACCGCATTCGGCAACTTCGTCACTTCGCCATATTTATACCCAGCAAAGTTCTCGACCAATTCAGCACCCTTAGGCAGGTGGAAATTAATCTTGAACAACAGGCTACCCGCCTTCACAAAGAGCGGTTCGTAAACACCCGTCTGCGTATTCAGAACAAACTTTGCAAACTCATATTCGTATAGTGAGTCAGCAGCCTTTGTCGGAAGCGGAATGACGGGATTATGATTTGCAAAAGCATCCTTGATCAACTTTTGCAATTCTTCGTCCGTTTTAAACTTGGGATCCTTGATAATAATCGTATCTCGTTCGCCAGAACCATAAGCCACAACGATTTCTTTCTTACGTTCAGACTTTTCAAAAATCGGTTCGTAGACAGCCAACGAATCAGACACCCACTTCAAGGTATAAACATACTTGTCATCAGCATTCTTGCTCGGAAGTTCAATCATCGGTTCATGCGACAGCAAGACTTCGCTAATCGCGTTGCTCACCAACGAATCCGATTTCACGGCGCTGAGATCCACCCACAAAGTATCCTTGTCTTCTGAGCCATAATGAACCTTGACAAGCTTGGACCAATACGGATACAAAGTTATGTCAGCATCAGTGCCATACTTAGCGCCAAAATCATATTCCTTGGATCCGCCATCAGACAGCGTCCAACCAGCATGCAAGAAACTGACCCTGTAATGTTCGTTGTAGTAAAGATACTTTTCCGACGAAAGCACTAACGAATCACCATGGGGCTTGTAATCAATTTCCACAGTTCCCATACCGCGAGAACCCGCTGCGTAAATCACTTCATACTGCATCGGGATCCATTTCGCATACAGCGTAAATGAGCCAAAATACCCCTGCGACACCTGGGTTGCCACATGCGAATAGTCGGGATTGTAGTACCAGCCATCAAACAGGTAGCCAACACGTACCTTCGGATTTTTAAAGACAATTGTTTCACTTTCAATCGTAAAGCTGGTGGGATTCGATTCATCGTTTTCACCACCATCCATTTCGTAAGTGATTGTGTACGTTTCAAGTTTCCACTTGGCGTACAGGGTGATGTTTTTCGTGATAGCCGTGTTGAAATCAAAGGCGTTCTGGCAAGCGGCCTCGGTAAACCAGCCTTCGAAAGTATAGCCATCCGCAGTCGGCTCAGGCTTCACCGCCTTACCATTCTTTTTAATCTGCTGAGACTGCAATTCGTTACCTTTTCCCTGCACATCAAATGCAACAGTATAGGTTGCATCGGTCGACCAAACGGCATAATAGGTCAGGCCCTCTTCGGCAACACCCAGCTGTTTCAAAGGTTCCGTCGCCGTTTTATCAGTAGCCCAGCCGACAAAATAATACACATCATAAGGAGCAGGAGAAGCAACCGCAACGACAGAATCACCGAGTCCAATTTTTTTCGTGGTAACACCCGGATTCACATCGTTATTATAATCAAACGTCACGTCAACTGTTTTTTTCCAGACCGCATACACAGTCCGTTGACCATAAGCCGTATCGAGGAACATTGATGTCACAGGAGCAGTCGCTGCAGGATCCATTGACCATCCCCAGAAAATACTATCTCCCGCATAAGTCGGAGACGTAATTTCGGCAGTCGTCACCAATTCTCCAAAGCGCAAATATTTAACCGTTTTTGCGCCTTCCGGGAAAGTTCCACCATTCGCATCGAATCTAATCGTATAAATAGTTTCGTTCTTATCGTTTTTCGAAACGCCCTGATTGGTAATGTGGTCCCCAGTAGACCATACTCCATCAGCTGAACAAGTAGAAGTAGATTCATCCCATTCACCATCGTTCAAAATGCACACAATTTGCAATTGGTTGAGTTCATCAGCCGCCTTAACACCTTCTGAAGAACCTTGAGCAACACCTTTATCCACATCATACTTATCGTAATAGGCGTTTCGAACAGTATTGTTTTTTTCAAAACGAAGGCCAATCACACCACCATCATGAGCAGTGGAATCGTTGATAAACTTTCCTCCGTCGTAAACACAGGATTCGACTTTGACACCCTTATCCTTGACCTGGCCGACAACACCGCCCACATAAGCCTGACTTCCAGAAATCTGAATCGAAATAATGCTCAAGTTGTTTTTTACAAGACCCGCGGCAGCATTACCCACAATACCACCAACAGCCTGTCCCTTACCGCTATTGTAGACAATGCCCGACGCATAACAACCTTCGACTGTTCCCGAAGCTTGCCAGGCGACAACCGTTCCCACGCTAATTTTATTCGCTTCACCAGCAAGAATCGAACCGATATCGGTTGCAGCCTTGATGTACACACTATCTAGAACAACATTCTTTACAGTTCCCTTATCCAGAGTAGCAATAAAGGCGATGTTTTGTCCATAGTTTCTATTGATAGCAGAAATATGTTCACTGCTGACATTCAGGTTTTTGATAGTGACATGATTTCCATCAAAAACACCACCATAAGACACTTCACCCTTACCCGCAGCAATGGGAACAAAGGGTTTATGATTCATATCAATATAATTCGCCACCACCTTCGCATTAAAAGTCACATTTGGCGATGCGTAATTTTTATCCTTCGTTTTTTCAGAAATCAACGTAATAGCATTGGAATTGTTTTTGAAGAACGCTTCAACATTTGCGGCAATCGCATCTGCGGCGCCATTCTTAAAAATTTTCGCTACGCTGTCTAGATAAGCATTCTTCGCATTATTGAATGTACTTGTAGAGTCCTTCAACTTATCCGTAGCAGCAGTATCTATAAAAGCCTGCATTTTCTTTTGGGCATATGCATTCGCGTTTGTCGTATCAGCAGCAGTCATCTTGGCATGCGCCAAGGAGTCTGCCGAATAGCCCTTGGCAATTTCCTTAGCAGCATAGATATTCACCGTATCAGAGAACCACGCCAGATTGGCCGCCGATTCAATCAGGAAAAAGTCCTTGCCATCGATTTTTTCCTTTTTGGCAGGAGTCTTGGTTACACCATCCCAAACATCCGCCCATGCGGACTGCACAGCCAACAAGAAAACAAGCAGAGCGAGCACTCTAGCAAGAGAAATCTTACTTGTATCCATAGATACCCTCTTCACTGACATCTTTCCGTTCCACAAAAACAAGGAAAATCTTTGATATTCCTTCTTGTCCTAAAATTAATTATTTTTTTTTACAAAGTCCATTTTTTTATTATTTTTTTGCAGAATAGCTATTTTTTACTTATTTTATGTAACGGAAACCCATTTTTGGGAGCGAGTGCACGATTATGACCATAATTCGTAAAGCTTTAACGATTTGCAGCCTATCCATGGCTTTCGGTTTTGCCCAGGAGTTCGTCGTGACGACAGACTCTGCCGCTGCAGCCAAAGCCGAGCAAGATAGCATCGCCGCTGTAACCACTACAGACACAACCGCAGTTCCTACGGAATCCCAAGCAGTAGCCGAAGCAGACAGTACAAAGCCTGCCGAAACCGACAAGGCCGATACTGCCGGTTCCAAGAAAATGCGCAACAAGATCACTTACGCCGACTACCAAGAAAAGGCTATACGTAAAGCGAAAAAACGCTCCAAGACCATGCACCACGGTTTGAGCCTTACGAGCGCCACGTACAACGACAAGAACTATTGGCACATGGACCACGACGCCACATGGGGTATGGGCATGGGCATGTACTACTTCTACAGGCACTATTTCGGCAACTACCTAGGTGTCCAAGGCAGAATCGGTGCCTTGTACCGCTATTCCCGCTGGACATTCGACGCAGACGAACAAGAAGGCAAGCTTTCTACCGGCGAAACGTACACACTCACGCACGAACTTGACCGCAAGTACTACAACTTCTCGGCAGACATGCCGCTGACCGGTAAGTTGGGTTACCACATCAAGGGCACCACCACATTCCTGTACACCAGTTTAACTCTCGGACTGACCAAGCCTATTTACGAATTGACCGACACCGAGAACAGGCTCTACATCAGCTCCAAGAACAGCAAGCTTAACAAGGATCTTTCGCTGATTGAAAGTTCCAACGCCAATCCGTTCCCGGCATACGAAAGCCACCAGACCAACAAGTTCTTCTACATGGACGACTGGGAAACGAACAGCTGGATTGGTCTCGGTATCGAAAGCAGACTTATCTCCTTTGAAATCCAGATGTTTGCCTTTGGCGGCGCAACGCAAAACGCAAACCACAGGTTCCACAACATCGGACAGGGCACTCCGACCTGGCGCATGTTCTTAGACTTTAGCATAAGGTAATCAGGTATTATTATGAATCAGAAAAGCTTTATGTTGAAATTCGTCACGATTCCGTTGCTTGCATTGGCAACGCTTCCGTTTGTTGCCTGCGGTGACAACCCCATTGAAGTTGAAGACAAAAAACAGGCCGAATATTCTGTCAATCTCGAAGCTCAGACTGCCTTGGATTCGCTCGAAAGCAGACGCGAAAGGATAGACAATTACACTTGTTACGAACAGACCAAGCGCTACACCGACAACTACAAGAAGCGCTGCGACCGTTTTATTGAAAAGTTCAGAGGCAACAGCGCAGACACCGTGCTAAGCCTGGCCACCGTTATCAAGATGGTCAAGAACGAAGACGATTACAACGACAAGGGCAACTACATCGCGACAAACGATGACCCGGCAATCAACTACCTGCAAGAAAACAAGATGTTGAGCATTACACTTGTCAACTACAGGCAGACCGTTGATTCCATTAGCAAGGACGAAAAAACGGGTGACCCCGAAATCCGATTCCTGGTCAAGTCTTACATTGATTCAGAGCCTTCGGAATACGATCCGTTCTCCGCAACCGTCCTGGACACGGTCGATGTTGACAAATGGTCCGGCGAAAAGAAGGTCACCATCCAGTTGCCGCGCGGTATCGACGCGATTGAAATCTGCCCGGTTCTCAGAGACAAGAACGAACACGACGATTACTACGACGACGAGGACCTGCTGAATGATTCCGACTGCATTCCGGTGAAGAACTTGGGATGGGTCGCCGAGAACAACCCGAAGCTGAACACAACTACGGGTGAAAAGGCTAGAATCATTTGGGAATGGTTCTTGTACTCGATTGAATAGCTAATTGCCTTGAGCGCGGCGAGCGGCCTCTGCGGCCTCGCGCATGCGCTTGCGAGCTCGCGAGCCGGGACGATTTTTCCCGATGGTGCGGTGCCCGAGCTGGTCCTGCGAATTAACCTTTTGAACGCCTTCGCCCTTTGGAGCGGGGCGTTTTTCGTTTTGCGATTGATTCTGCGGACGGTTTTGCTGCGGGCGATTCTTTCCGTGACCATGCTTGGTCTGATTATTGTTTTCAGCCTTCTGGCCGCCCTGACGATTGTTGTCGCGGTTTTGCTTGCCACGATTCTGTTGTTCGCGGCGCGGGAATCCACGGCCGCGGGCATTGCGCATTTCGCTTTCGGGCGTTTCCTTCTGCTGAGGCGGAAGCTTTTCGTAAATCGCCTTGTCGCCTTCGGGAATGCTGATTCGGGTCAACTTTTCGATAGCGCGCAAATCTTGTTCTTCGTCAGGGGCGCAGAACGAAATGGCGATACCGTCTTTGCCTGCGCGGGCGGTACGACCGATGCGGTGTACGAAGGTTTCCGGAACATCGGGCAAGTCGTAATTGAATACGTGCGACACGTCGTCCACGTCGATTCCGCGGGCAGCGATATCGGTGGCCACCAGCACGCGAATCTGTTCGCACTTGAAGTTGCCTAAAGCCTGTTGCCTGCGGTTCTGGCTCTTGTTGCCGTGAATAGCGGCACACTTGATACCCGCCTTTTCGAGCACGCGAGTAATCTTGTCGGCGCCGTGCTTGGTGCGGCTAAAGACCAGCACTTTTTTCATTTCGGGGTGAGCGAGCAACAATTCCTTGAGGAGCGCGCCCTTACGGCGTTTGTCAATGCGGTAGAGTTCCTGGTGAATGCGTTCAATAGGCGTGCTCTGCGGCGCCACCTCCACCCTCACTGGGTTCGGGCGCAGGATTGTCGCGGCAAGCTTCGTAATATCGTCGGGCATGGTCGCGCTGAAGAACAGGTTCTGGCGGTTCTGCGGCAACAGCGCCACCACCTTGCGAATGTCATGAATGAATCCCATGTCGAGCATGCGGTCGGCTTCGTCGAGCACGAAGAATTCCAATGCCTTCAGGGATACCGCCTTCTGGTTGATCAAATCGAGCAGGCGGCCCGGAGTCGCGACCAGAACATCAACGCCGCGAATCAGGTTGCGCTTTTGGCTCACGTCGCTCACGCCGCCGAAAATGCAGGCGGTCGAAATCGCCGTAAATTGGGCATACTGCTTAAAGCATTCTTCTACCTGAATGGCAAGTTCGCGCGTGGGCAAAAGAATCAAAGCGCGGCAGGTCTTGGGTGCACGGAATTTGCCGGAATCCAGCAACAACTGCAGAATCGGGAGCGCAAAAGCCGCCGTCTTCCCCGTACCCGTCTGAGCAATCCCCAAAAGATCCTTACCTTCCAACAAACTCGGAATTGATTTTTCTTGAATCGGGGTGGGTTGTTCGTAGCCGACAGCGCGAATTGCGCGCTGCAAAGGGTTTGCCAGGGGAAGTTCTGAAAAAAGCATATTAAAACCAAATGTAGAAAAAGGGAATCCCTTTTTATCAGGATTCCCTTTTTTCGAGAGAGGTTTTGGTAAAACGGATTAAAGCTTGACCTTAAAGGACTTGCCGCCCACCTTGACAATGTACACGCCCTTGGCTCCGGTA includes:
- a CDS encoding InlB B-repeat-containing protein, whose translation is MDTSKISLARVLALLVFLLAVQSAWADVWDGVTKTPAKKEKIDGKDFFLIESAANLAWFSDTVNIYAAKEIAKGYSADSLAHAKMTAADTTNANAYAQKKMQAFIDTAATDKLKDSTSTFNNAKNAYLDSVAKIFKNGAADAIAANVEAFFKNNSNAITLISEKTKDKNYASPNVTFNAKVVANYIDMNHKPFVPIAAGKGEVSYGGVFDGNHVTIKNLNVSSEHISAINRNYGQNIAFIATLDKGTVKNVVLDSVYIKAATDIGSILAGEANKISVGTVVAWQASGTVEGCYASGIVYNSGKGQAVGGIVGNAAAGLVKNNLSIISIQISGSQAYVGGVVGQVKDKGVKVESCVYDGGKFINDSTAHDGGVIGLRFEKNNTVRNAYYDKYDVDKGVAQGSSEGVKAADELNQLQIVCILNDGEWDESTSTCSADGVWSTGDHITNQGVSKNDKNETIYTIRFDANGGTFPEGAKTVKYLRFGELVTTAEITSPTYAGDSIFWGWSMDPAATAPVTSMFLDTAYGQRTVYAVWKKTVDVTFDYNNDVNPGVTTKKIGLGDSVVAVASPAPYDVYYFVGWATDKTATEPLKQLGVAEEGLTYYAVWSTDATYTVAFDVQGKGNELQSQQIKKNGKAVKPEPTADGYTFEGWFTEAACQNAFDFNTAITKNITLYAKWKLETYTITYEMDGGENDESNPTSFTIESETIVFKNPKVRVGYLFDGWYYNPDYSHVATQVSQGYFGSFTLYAKWIPMQYEVIYAAGSRGMGTVEIDYKPHGDSLVLSSEKYLYYNEHYRVSFLHAGWTLSDGGSKEYDFGAKYGTDADITLYPYWSKLVKVHYGSEDKDTLWVDLSAVKSDSLVSNAISEVLLSHEPMIELPSKNADDKYVYTLKWVSDSLAVYEPIFEKSERKKEIVVAYGSGERDTIIIKDPKFKTDEELQKLIKDAFANHNPVIPLPTKAADSLYEYEFAKFVLNTQTGVYEPLFVKAGSLLFKINFHLPKGAELVENFAGYKYGEVTKLPNAVMKSDASWMFNGWYTKTKGRGDRVKAMREKDSGNKSLYPLFQKTIRYDANGEKGEIVIIYTDRYDTTIARALRSVTPKDYTEGKVTYTFSKWVLEDDVYVATFKKQTVRFNVVLDSRAFNIEEAQVGDRIVVFDMDGRVVKRGIVSNGSERVEVAKPGSYTVRVGKAAVQVNVR
- a CDS encoding DEAD/DEAH box helicase, which translates into the protein MLFSELPLANPLQRAIRAVGYEQPTPIQEKSIPSLLEGKDLLGIAQTGTGKTAAFALPILQLLLDSGKFRAPKTCRALILLPTRELAIQVEECFKQYAQFTAISTACIFGGVSDVSQKRNLIRGVDVLVATPGRLLDLINQKAVSLKALEFFVLDEADRMLDMGFIHDIRKVVALLPQNRQNLFFSATMPDDITKLAATILRPNPVRVEVAPQSTPIERIHQELYRIDKRRKGALLKELLLAHPEMKKVLVFSRTKHGADKITRVLEKAGIKCAAIHGNKSQNRRQQALGNFKCEQIRVLVATDIAARGIDVDDVSHVFNYDLPDVPETFVHRIGRTARAGKDGIAISFCAPDEEQDLRAIEKLTRISIPEGDKAIYEKLPPQQKETPESEMRNARGRGFPRREQQNRGKQNRDNNRQGGQKAENNNQTKHGHGKNRPQQNRPQNQSQNEKRPAPKGEGVQKVNSQDQLGHRTIGKNRPGSRARKRMREAAEAARRAQGN